A part of Thermodesulforhabdaceae bacterium genomic DNA contains:
- a CDS encoding DUF2845 domain-containing protein — translation MTGKISSVKRCWLVVGFVTLLFANTTLAVDCIRCSGNLVCEGDGESQLISICGKPDYVEDKGIIKVPLGSGAYAYQPAKVFYYNCGSNRLDQFITITGGTVTKIRAGNRYGSGIPRCNE, via the coding sequence ATGACAGGCAAGATCTCTAGTGTTAAAAGATGCTGGCTGGTGGTAGGCTTTGTCACTTTGCTATTTGCTAATACTACACTGGCGGTGGATTGCATTCGTTGTAGCGGAAACCTTGTCTGCGAAGGAGATGGTGAGAGTCAGTTAATCAGCATATGTGGAAAACCAGACTATGTAGAAGATAAAGGCATTATAAAGGTCCCTTTGGGTAGCGGAGCTTATGCCTATCAACCCGCTAAAGTATTTTACTACAACTGCGGTTCTAATCGCCTTGACCAGTTTATAACTATAACTGGTGGAACCGTCACTAAAATCAGAGCAGGTAATAGATATGGTTCCGGGATTCCTAGATGCAATGAATGA
- a CDS encoding KH domain-containing protein — protein MKELKDLVAVIAKSLAEHPEKVDVREIEGQNTCVIELRAAKEDLGKIIGREGRNAHAIRTILNAAATKLKKRAVLEIIE, from the coding sequence ATGAAAGAGCTGAAAGATCTGGTAGCAGTCATTGCCAAATCCCTGGCAGAGCATCCCGAAAAAGTGGACGTTAGAGAAATTGAGGGGCAGAATACCTGTGTTATTGAACTTCGAGCGGCAAAGGAAGATCTGGGAAAAATTATCGGCCGGGAAGGTCGGAATGCTCATGCCATCCGCACTATTCTCAATGCGGCAGCGACAAAGTTAAAAAAACGTGCAGTTTTAGAGATCATAGAATGA
- a CDS encoding YkgJ family cysteine cluster protein, with translation MEKLQDALTSILKELKNSYGKSLSKLHITGELPISVKKLLGQFFNLFDESCRLFISRHHHPDDKVKCHMGCFWCCYQMPYGISTVEYLYLYNGLFEVSPRRLFLPSLLDRSEIIDSISKNVQYLSGKSIIEELLTAYSRKIAPCPFLDKDSKLCLVYSFRPLACRMHVSFSSPRFCHPLHKESWRCEAVNIEPSDMVKEALKELDETFPFSLSQFLSVGIVQFMVNIMRFQPIKWWS, from the coding sequence TTGGAAAAGCTTCAAGACGCCCTGACTAGTATTCTGAAAGAGTTAAAGAACTCTTACGGAAAGTCGCTATCAAAACTTCATATAACTGGTGAACTTCCCATATCTGTTAAAAAACTTCTCGGACAATTTTTCAATCTATTTGATGAATCCTGCCGTCTTTTCATTTCTCGCCATCACCATCCTGACGACAAAGTTAAATGCCATATGGGATGTTTTTGGTGCTGTTATCAAATGCCTTACGGGATTTCCACTGTTGAATATCTTTATCTTTACAACGGATTGTTTGAAGTTTCTCCTAGAAGGCTTTTTCTGCCGTCTTTGCTCGATCGATCAGAAATCATAGATTCCATATCCAAAAACGTTCAATATTTGTCAGGGAAAAGTATTATAGAGGAACTTCTCACAGCCTATTCTCGCAAAATTGCTCCCTGTCCTTTCCTAGATAAGGATTCTAAGCTTTGTTTAGTCTATTCCTTCAGACCGCTTGCATGCAGGATGCATGTAAGTTTTAGTTCCCCCAGATTCTGTCACCCTTTACATAAAGAATCATGGCGGTGTGAAGCTGTTAATATAGAGCCTTCCGATATGGTCAAAGAAGCCTTGAAGGAACTTGACGAAACTTTTCCCTTTTCTCTATCCCAGTTTCTATCTGTTGGAATTGTTCAATTTATGGTAAATATTATGAGATTTCAGCCAATAAAGTGGTGGTCGTAA
- a CDS encoding ASKHA domain-containing protein, translating into MNAIDYRLSYEYSPLVVEEPFILDKPSLQNNTADWDRLIKHLNKAGFEPLTLQGISFERFKRLSEQVRRNNFEGRAILAYIKSGWDILDVTENPQPGSTNSGPFGTAFDLGTTRIAFYLVDLSTAKVLYETSIANPQIPFGEDILSRIHYASSEEKLKELQRLLINAFNDVIEKVSKELSLSPNRIYAMTVAGNTTMSHFFLGLNPSHICREPYIPVANTFPIFRARHLGLKIHPDGIVYVFPNVGSYFGGDAVAGIIASGMHQSEAISLLVDVGTNAEVVLGNKDWLIACAGAAGPALEGGVVERGMMAAPGAIDRVRINPETLELNYHTIGDQKPIGICGSGLIDLIAEMFQAGFLTIQGKINTRLKNPRIVNTPDGTGFVVAFADETADSKDLIITDIDIGILLKSKAAMYTILNIIARKVGIDVRDIDKFYVAGTFGNHIDPQMAIRIGMLPDLPIDKFVPMGNTSGKGASMLLLNRNLFKDIEEICDKITYVELNVNVELIHEFRGALFLPHTDPYLFPSVRIPEIAKG; encoded by the coding sequence ATGAATGCTATCGATTATAGATTGTCTTACGAATATTCACCCTTGGTAGTGGAAGAACCATTCATTCTTGATAAACCAAGTTTACAAAATAACACTGCCGATTGGGATCGATTAATAAAGCATTTAAATAAAGCAGGGTTTGAACCTTTAACCTTGCAAGGAATATCCTTTGAAAGATTCAAAAGGCTATCTGAACAGGTTAGAAGAAACAATTTCGAGGGGCGAGCAATTCTCGCTTATATTAAAAGCGGCTGGGATATCCTGGACGTTACTGAAAATCCTCAACCTGGATCAACAAATTCAGGACCTTTCGGAACCGCCTTTGACCTTGGGACGACAAGAATTGCCTTTTATCTTGTAGATCTTTCCACTGCTAAAGTGCTTTATGAGACATCCATAGCTAATCCTCAAATCCCCTTTGGTGAAGACATTTTGAGCCGTATTCATTACGCATCCAGTGAGGAAAAACTTAAAGAACTTCAGAGGCTCCTCATCAACGCCTTCAATGATGTAATAGAAAAAGTATCGAAAGAACTTAGTTTGTCACCAAATCGCATTTACGCCATGACCGTTGCTGGGAACACGACCATGAGCCACTTTTTTCTTGGGCTTAACCCTTCCCACATTTGTCGAGAACCCTACATACCTGTAGCAAACACTTTTCCGATCTTTCGAGCTCGACACCTGGGGTTAAAGATACATCCGGATGGCATAGTCTATGTCTTTCCTAATGTTGGTTCCTATTTTGGCGGTGACGCCGTCGCCGGAATCATAGCTTCTGGTATGCACCAAAGTGAAGCCATATCGCTTCTGGTGGATGTGGGAACAAACGCTGAAGTGGTGCTTGGAAATAAGGATTGGCTTATAGCCTGTGCGGGTGCCGCGGGACCTGCTCTTGAGGGAGGGGTAGTAGAGAGAGGCATGATGGCGGCACCGGGAGCAATCGATCGAGTCCGCATCAATCCTGAGACTCTGGAGCTTAACTACCATACCATTGGTGATCAAAAACCTATAGGAATATGTGGGTCGGGGCTAATTGATTTAATTGCCGAAATGTTCCAGGCAGGGTTTCTAACCATTCAGGGAAAGATTAACACCAGGTTAAAAAATCCCAGAATCGTAAATACTCCTGACGGAACAGGCTTTGTTGTCGCCTTTGCGGATGAAACTGCCGACAGTAAAGACCTTATTATAACCGACATAGATATCGGTATTCTCCTCAAATCCAAAGCGGCGATGTATACTATATTAAACATCATTGCCCGCAAAGTCGGCATCGATGTCCGTGATATTGACAAGTTTTATGTAGCTGGGACCTTTGGCAATCATATCGATCCTCAAATGGCTATTCGAATTGGTATGCTTCCTGACCTGCCAATTGACAAATTCGTTCCCATGGGAAACACATCAGGAAAAGGAGCTTCGATGCTCCTTCTCAACCGAAATCTCTTTAAGGATATTGAAGAAATATGCGATAAAATAACTTACGTAGAGCTTAACGTTAACGTTGAGCTAATTCATGAATTTAGAGGAGCTCTCTTTCTGCCCCATACCGATCCGTATCTTTTCCCTTCAGTTAGAATACCAGAAATAGCCAAGGGATAG
- a CDS encoding septum formation initiator family protein — protein MKDWLNVRVLFWAAAAIIIALLFYGIFSSPTGIKGYLNKKNQIAIINKNIENIAKENEQLYKSIKQFKDNPESRKKMIRHQLGWIEEGERKVVFIPQQ, from the coding sequence ATGAAAGATTGGCTGAACGTTCGAGTTTTATTTTGGGCTGCGGCTGCAATAATAATCGCTCTGCTTTTTTACGGCATTTTCTCATCTCCCACCGGCATAAAAGGATATTTAAACAAGAAGAACCAGATCGCTATCATTAATAAAAACATTGAAAACATAGCAAAAGAAAATGAACAACTGTATAAATCCATTAAGCAGTTTAAGGATAATCCCGAGAGTCGAAAAAAAATGATTCGACACCAGCTTGGCTGGATCGAAGAAGGGGAACGGAAGGTCGTGTTTATACCTCAGCAATAA
- a CDS encoding DUF362 domain-containing protein, which yields MDYNKVFMVKWDPFSNMLRKAKKLYEKAGVFDVVEKGDLVAVKLHVGELGNPNYIRPFFVKQIMDEVRERGGKPFLTDTTTYYPEMRSNGYDHYENAVANGFGFGHFINADGLKGGYVVPISTGSELIKEIEVAGALYEADAMIVVTHVKGHPLSGIGGAIKNLGMGGVSKKSKLDQHRLVDMELNTEKCQGCGACREACRMKIPVIDPEKNVVVIDDPACMRCPICAQACPEGVITLIGKERLCKGLALAANAVLNTFKPGKVAFINFAVSLSTICDCGPVQAEIIGPDVGIFAGFSAISVDAASFSSIDHKRLNELHDTDAWEQIRSLKELGYPGSDPPEIVIV from the coding sequence ATGGACTACAATAAGGTTTTTATGGTGAAGTGGGACCCTTTTTCAAACATGCTCAGAAAAGCCAAAAAGCTTTATGAAAAAGCCGGAGTTTTCGATGTGGTAGAAAAGGGCGACCTCGTAGCCGTCAAGCTGCATGTTGGCGAATTGGGCAATCCAAATTACATTCGTCCATTTTTCGTAAAACAAATTATGGATGAAGTGCGCGAGAGGGGAGGAAAACCCTTTCTGACAGACACAACAACCTATTATCCTGAGATGAGATCGAACGGATACGACCATTACGAAAATGCTGTTGCTAATGGTTTTGGCTTTGGACACTTTATTAACGCTGACGGACTGAAGGGCGGCTATGTAGTACCAATTTCCACGGGATCCGAGCTTATCAAGGAGATAGAAGTTGCAGGAGCTCTATACGAAGCCGATGCCATGATAGTAGTAACGCATGTTAAAGGACATCCTCTTTCGGGTATCGGTGGTGCTATAAAAAATTTAGGCATGGGGGGAGTTTCTAAAAAATCCAAACTGGATCAACACAGGCTCGTGGACATGGAACTTAATACTGAAAAATGCCAGGGCTGTGGAGCCTGTAGAGAAGCCTGCAGGATGAAGATTCCAGTGATTGATCCAGAAAAAAATGTGGTTGTCATAGATGATCCAGCGTGTATGAGATGCCCCATCTGCGCTCAAGCCTGTCCTGAAGGAGTTATAACACTAATAGGTAAAGAACGCCTGTGTAAAGGGTTAGCTCTGGCTGCTAATGCGGTCTTAAATACATTTAAACCCGGCAAAGTAGCTTTCATCAATTTCGCCGTCTCGCTTAGCACAATCTGCGATTGTGGACCGGTGCAGGCAGAAATAATCGGTCCCGATGTGGGAATTTTTGCCGGATTTTCAGCCATCTCTGTTGACGCAGCCAGCTTTTCATCTATAGATCATAAACGACTAAACGAACTTCATGATACCGATGCATGGGAACAGATAAGATCTTTGAAGGAACTTGGTTATCCAGGATCCGACCCTCCTGAAATTGTCATCGTTTAA
- the ilvB gene encoding biosynthetic-type acetolactate synthase large subunit, with translation MKLTGAQIFFECLKREGVEVIFGYPGGAVLDIYHEMSNYDIKHILVRHEQGAAHAADGYARASGRVGVCLVTSGPGATNTVTGIATAYMDSVPIVIFTGQVPTRLIGNDAFQEVDITGITRPCTKHNYLVKDVKNLARVIREAFYLARSGRPGPVLVDLPKDVIQASTNFVYPETVNLRGYRPTIEPHKGQVQRATQAIRKAKRPVIYAGGGVIHSGASAELRKLAEMLQIPVTTTLMGLGGFPATLKRGTKEFHPLWMGMLGMHGTYCANMAVSHCDLLFAVGARFDDRVTGKVEAFAPNATIIHIDVDPTSISKSVIVDIPIVGDCKRTLKHLISIFEKEPIQNLDEKRRSWLEQIEDWKKTHPLTYNQQTDVIKPQFVIEKIYELSKGDAVITTEVGQNQMWTAQFYHFTEPRTLITSGGLGTMGYGFPAAIGAQVARPDKLVIDIAGDGSIQMNIQELITAVCNELPIKIAILNNGYLGMVRQWQELFYNKNYCQTCLSAAPDFVKLAEAYGAVGLRAVTPDEVEPVIRKALETPKPVIMDFIVDKEENVYPMVPAGKPINEMLLV, from the coding sequence ATGAAGCTTACGGGGGCGCAGATCTTCTTTGAATGTTTGAAACGCGAGGGTGTGGAAGTAATATTCGGGTATCCGGGAGGAGCGGTGCTCGATATTTACCACGAGATGTCCAACTACGACATAAAACACATCCTTGTGCGCCATGAACAGGGGGCTGCCCACGCAGCAGATGGATACGCTAGAGCTTCGGGGCGAGTGGGTGTATGCCTGGTTACGTCCGGTCCGGGAGCAACTAACACTGTAACGGGAATTGCTACAGCCTACATGGATTCTGTCCCTATAGTAATTTTCACGGGACAAGTTCCTACTCGCCTTATCGGAAACGACGCTTTTCAGGAGGTGGATATTACTGGTATAACTCGCCCCTGCACAAAACATAATTATCTCGTAAAAGATGTAAAAAACCTTGCCAGAGTAATCCGAGAAGCCTTTTATCTTGCTAGGTCCGGTCGCCCTGGACCGGTGCTTGTAGACCTCCCGAAGGACGTAATCCAGGCTTCAACCAACTTTGTCTATCCTGAAACTGTTAATCTTCGAGGTTACCGTCCAACTATTGAGCCTCACAAGGGACAGGTGCAAAGAGCGACTCAGGCGATACGAAAAGCCAAAAGACCCGTTATATACGCTGGAGGTGGAGTAATCCACTCGGGAGCATCAGCAGAACTGAGAAAACTTGCTGAGATGCTCCAGATTCCTGTCACTACGACCCTCATGGGACTTGGCGGCTTTCCGGCTACTCTGAAAAGGGGCACCAAAGAATTCCATCCGCTCTGGATGGGAATGCTCGGTATGCACGGAACCTACTGCGCTAACATGGCGGTAAGTCACTGTGATCTGCTGTTTGCGGTAGGAGCTCGTTTTGACGATCGAGTAACCGGTAAGGTGGAAGCTTTCGCACCAAATGCGACTATTATTCATATTGATGTGGACCCAACAAGTATAAGTAAAAGCGTTATAGTCGATATTCCTATTGTTGGTGATTGTAAACGAACTCTTAAGCATCTCATTTCCATCTTTGAAAAAGAGCCAATTCAGAATCTAGACGAGAAAAGACGTTCCTGGTTGGAACAAATCGAAGATTGGAAGAAGACTCATCCTCTCACATATAATCAGCAGACTGACGTTATTAAGCCTCAATTTGTAATAGAAAAAATCTATGAACTCTCTAAGGGCGACGCTGTAATCACCACAGAAGTAGGGCAAAACCAGATGTGGACAGCTCAATTCTATCACTTCACAGAACCAAGAACTCTAATCACTTCCGGCGGGTTAGGAACAATGGGTTACGGCTTTCCAGCCGCTATTGGTGCTCAGGTTGCGCGACCAGACAAACTTGTTATAGACATCGCCGGAGATGGTAGTATCCAGATGAACATACAGGAACTAATTACCGCAGTGTGTAACGAGCTTCCAATAAAGATAGCTATATTAAACAATGGCTATCTTGGGATGGTGCGGCAGTGGCAGGAACTATTCTATAACAAGAACTACTGCCAGACTTGTTTGAGCGCAGCACCGGACTTTGTGAAACTTGCTGAGGCTTACGGTGCCGTGGGACTTAGAGCGGTCACTCCGGATGAAGTAGAGCCGGTTATAAGAAAGGCTCTTGAGACGCCTAAACCGGTCATAATGGATTTTATTGTAGATAAAGAAGAAAATGTTTATCCCATGGTGCCAGCAGGAAAACCTATTAACGAAATGTTACTGGTGTAG
- the ilvN gene encoding acetolactate synthase small subunit translates to MSPNAQTQNGNNERHIIGVLVENQPGVLARVAGLFSGRGFNIESLTVAVTNEPGMSRITLVTTGDQHIVEQIIKQLNKLINVIKVIEFRNMEFVEREMALIKVRADKQSRAEILRIVDIFRAKVVDVSPSSYIIEVTGDEGKISAILELLNQFGILELARTGKAAMARGKKEYGKQSKASKAPEKEKAFIDE, encoded by the coding sequence ATGAGTCCAAACGCACAAACACAAAATGGAAACAACGAACGTCATATTATCGGTGTGCTGGTGGAAAACCAGCCCGGTGTGCTTGCAAGAGTTGCTGGTCTTTTCAGCGGGCGAGGCTTCAACATAGAAAGTCTGACTGTGGCGGTGACAAATGAACCCGGCATGTCCCGCATAACTCTGGTCACTACGGGTGATCAACACATTGTTGAACAGATCATCAAACAGCTAAATAAGCTCATCAACGTTATCAAAGTCATAGAATTTCGCAACATGGAATTTGTCGAGCGAGAAATGGCTCTTATAAAAGTCAGAGCAGATAAGCAAAGCAGAGCTGAAATATTGAGGATTGTGGATATATTCCGAGCAAAAGTGGTGGACGTAAGCCCAAGTTCCTACATAATCGAAGTTACAGGGGACGAAGGAAAAATCTCAGCTATTCTTGAACTGCTTAATCAATTTGGCATTCTAGAGCTTGCCCGCACAGGAAAGGCTGCAATGGCTAGAGGTAAAAAAGAATACGGAAAGCAGAGTAAAGCATCGAAAGCCCCTGAAAAAGAGAAAGCATTTATTGATGAATAA